A DNA window from Fuerstiella sp. contains the following coding sequences:
- a CDS encoding DUF1501 domain-containing protein, whose translation MSTHFVDQVSVSGSHFTRRRALQLVSSAAVAAGTSGFHELMADQAESLRREGRSMILLWMRGGPSQFETLDPKPGTENGGPTEAIETSVPGIRIADNFPQLAKVMDDVAIIRSMTNKEGSHPRATYQMHTGYLPAGSVRHPSLGACVTQQLGNPESELPSFVSIGSTLGAGFLGTDYEPFVVGNPGKLPANVALPTSRNRFARRRKLLQRLETEFSESGAKQLVESHQAIYRKSARLVLSPEVKAFDIADENSGLRDRYGDDSFGRGCLLARRLVERGVTFVEVRSGNWDTHQNNFEQCAGNAGVVDPATATLIADLKDRGMLDRTLVVWMGEFGRTPRINPRNGRDHYPRVFSAAIAGGGIRGGQVYGASTANGTSVERSPVTVHDLFRTICRSMKVDANHENISPLGRPMKVVDGGEVIPGLLS comes from the coding sequence ATGAGTACCCATTTCGTTGACCAGGTCAGTGTCTCAGGCAGCCATTTTACTCGGCGACGTGCTCTCCAGTTGGTCTCCAGTGCGGCAGTTGCTGCCGGTACTTCGGGCTTCCACGAACTCATGGCCGATCAGGCCGAGTCACTCCGCCGTGAAGGTCGTTCGATGATTCTGCTGTGGATGCGGGGCGGCCCAAGCCAGTTTGAAACACTGGACCCCAAGCCCGGTACGGAGAATGGCGGTCCCACTGAAGCGATCGAAACCTCTGTGCCGGGAATTCGCATTGCCGACAATTTTCCTCAGTTGGCAAAAGTCATGGATGATGTCGCCATCATTCGTTCCATGACAAATAAGGAAGGCAGTCATCCTCGTGCGACTTACCAGATGCACACCGGTTATCTGCCGGCCGGCAGCGTCAGACATCCTTCACTGGGGGCCTGCGTTACTCAGCAGCTGGGCAATCCAGAAAGCGAGTTGCCATCTTTTGTATCAATCGGAAGTACTCTGGGGGCGGGATTTCTTGGAACGGACTATGAACCTTTCGTAGTAGGCAACCCAGGAAAGTTACCGGCCAATGTCGCGCTTCCGACATCCCGTAACCGGTTTGCCCGCCGCAGGAAACTTCTGCAAAGACTGGAAACCGAGTTCTCTGAATCGGGTGCGAAACAGCTTGTCGAATCGCACCAGGCGATCTATCGCAAAAGTGCCCGCCTGGTACTCAGTCCTGAAGTGAAAGCATTCGACATTGCAGATGAGAACAGCGGGCTTCGCGATCGTTATGGCGATGACAGTTTTGGTCGAGGCTGTCTGCTGGCCCGCCGACTGGTGGAACGCGGTGTGACATTTGTTGAAGTCCGTTCCGGCAACTGGGATACCCACCAGAACAATTTCGAACAATGTGCGGGGAACGCCGGCGTTGTTGATCCCGCCACCGCAACGCTGATTGCAGACCTCAAAGACCGCGGCATGCTCGATCGGACACTGGTCGTCTGGATGGGCGAATTTGGTCGCACGCCAAGAATCAATCCTCGAAATGGTCGCGATCATTATCCTCGAGTGTTCAGCGCAGCAATTGCCGGTGGTGGAATCAGGGGAGGACAGGTGTACGGGGCGTCAACGGCGAATGGTACGTCCGTAGAGCGTTCCCCGGTCACCGTTCATGACCTGTTCCGTACAATCTGTCGTTCAATGAAGGTTGATGCAAACCATGAAAATATCAGCCCGCTGGGTCGGCCGATGAAAGTTGTTGATGGCGGTGAAGTGATTCCCGGATTACTGTCCTAA
- a CDS encoding aminotransferase class III-fold pyridoxal phosphate-dependent enzyme, translated as MEHSNRIFDTYRQKTQGSVDLFEAAGTVLPGGIAHDSRYIKPHPVYIDHASGSRKWDVDGNEYIDYFGGHGALLLGHNHIDVTAAVKAQLQKGTHFGTCHEPEVMWAKQIQKMLPSAELVRFTSSGTEATMLAFRLARAFTDRPKILRFKGHFHGWQDHAAFGVSSHFDGTPTPGILPELSQGIVLGATESIQDVRQRLQERDIAAVILEPTGGAWGRFPLSEQFVRDLRVATSETDTLLIMDEVISGFRCSPGGAQVELGITPDITTLAKILAGGFPGGAVTGRRDVLGLLDMDYGKDDGREKVPHQGTYNANPVSAVAGLRTLQIIEETDVCERASAVASRLRASLNDIFREEKIPWVVYGTHSGFHICTNPESIKIPLSEFNARISPEQIRNQDPVLIGLLRVALLIHGVDIAKWPGGIVSAVHSSQDTDETTNAFRQSVKMLRGSGVI; from the coding sequence ATGGAACACAGCAACAGAATCTTTGACACGTACCGGCAGAAGACACAAGGATCTGTCGATCTGTTTGAAGCCGCCGGTACCGTGCTTCCTGGCGGAATTGCGCATGACTCCCGATATATTAAGCCGCATCCTGTCTATATCGATCATGCCAGTGGTTCACGAAAATGGGATGTCGACGGCAATGAGTATATCGACTATTTCGGCGGGCACGGTGCTCTCCTGCTGGGGCACAATCATATTGATGTTACCGCAGCGGTGAAGGCTCAGTTGCAAAAGGGAACGCACTTCGGCACCTGTCATGAACCTGAAGTGATGTGGGCCAAGCAAATTCAGAAGATGTTGCCCTCAGCTGAACTCGTTCGTTTCACCAGTTCCGGTACTGAAGCAACGATGCTGGCGTTTCGTCTGGCCAGAGCATTTACCGATCGACCAAAGATCCTGAGGTTTAAAGGTCACTTCCACGGCTGGCAGGATCATGCCGCATTCGGTGTGAGCTCGCACTTTGACGGCACTCCAACTCCCGGGATTCTGCCTGAGTTGAGTCAGGGAATTGTCCTGGGGGCAACGGAGTCCATTCAGGACGTCCGCCAGCGTCTGCAGGAACGTGACATCGCTGCCGTTATTTTGGAACCAACCGGCGGTGCGTGGGGACGATTTCCATTGTCGGAGCAATTCGTTCGTGATTTGCGTGTCGCCACGTCGGAAACAGACACGCTGCTGATCATGGATGAAGTTATCAGTGGTTTCAGGTGTTCACCAGGTGGTGCGCAGGTCGAACTCGGAATAACACCGGACATCACAACTCTTGCCAAAATTCTTGCAGGCGGGTTCCCCGGTGGGGCTGTCACCGGACGACGCGACGTCCTTGGACTTCTCGACATGGATTACGGCAAAGACGATGGCCGTGAAAAGGTTCCTCATCAGGGAACCTACAACGCTAATCCGGTATCCGCAGTGGCGGGACTCCGGACACTGCAGATCATTGAGGAGACTGACGTATGTGAACGGGCAAGTGCAGTTGCCTCACGATTGCGTGCGTCCCTTAATGACATCTTTCGTGAAGAAAAGATCCCGTGGGTCGTGTACGGGACCCACTCGGGTTTTCACATCTGCACTAATCCTGAGAGTATTAAAATTCCCCTGAGTGAATTCAATGCCCGAATATCACCCGAACAAATCAGGAACCAGGATCCAGTCCTGATCGGACTGTTACGGGTGGCCCTGTTGATCCATGGCGTCGATATTGCCAAGTGGCCTGGTGGTATTGTCTCTGCAGTCCATTCGTCGCAGGACACGGACGAAACGACAAACGCGTTTCGGCAGTCCGTTAAAATGCTTCGTGGCAGCGGTGTCATCTGA
- a CDS encoding DUF3500 domain-containing protein, which translates to MTFRNVTVPLLSMTLTGLLMAGTSAVAGDQPGLAMAEAATSYLSSLSNEHRATTKFDFDDKERVNWHFIPRERLGLGLWDLDGKALTSAEALVATGLTVAGYQTSLEVRSLEEVLYLFESGDEAERRMKRHPHRYYISIFGDPSGDAVWGWRFEGHHLSLNYTVKGSEILSSTPEFFGANPGLIDAGPGRSLRVLGRREDLARAILKAASTGDKTKILLSAKAPKDIRGAGAAQPEVDEPEGLAFGRMNPEQQKLMKELIGEYLAAMPASIVAKRTKEIHDGGIDNVYFAWRGGSEINEPHHYVVQGPTFVIEYNNTQNQANHVHSIWRSLGGDFNIPR; encoded by the coding sequence ATGACGTTCCGCAATGTAACTGTTCCACTGCTGTCAATGACGCTGACAGGACTTCTTATGGCCGGGACTTCAGCGGTGGCCGGTGATCAGCCCGGTTTGGCCATGGCGGAAGCGGCCACCAGCTATCTGAGTTCACTGTCCAATGAGCACAGAGCGACGACCAAATTCGATTTTGATGATAAGGAACGGGTTAACTGGCATTTCATTCCTCGTGAACGTCTTGGGCTGGGATTATGGGATCTTGACGGCAAGGCTCTGACGAGTGCAGAAGCGCTGGTGGCAACGGGACTCACGGTCGCGGGATATCAAACATCACTCGAGGTCCGCAGCCTGGAAGAAGTTCTGTATCTGTTTGAATCCGGCGACGAAGCGGAACGACGCATGAAAAGGCATCCACACAGGTATTACATCAGTATCTTCGGCGATCCGTCAGGGGACGCCGTTTGGGGCTGGCGTTTTGAAGGGCACCACCTGTCACTGAACTACACGGTCAAGGGGAGTGAGATCCTCAGTTCCACACCCGAATTCTTCGGCGCGAACCCCGGGCTTATCGATGCAGGGCCGGGACGCAGTCTGCGAGTACTGGGGCGGCGTGAAGACCTTGCCCGGGCCATATTGAAAGCTGCGTCAACCGGTGATAAGACCAAAATTCTGCTATCTGCCAAGGCGCCGAAAGACATCCGGGGAGCTGGTGCCGCTCAGCCGGAAGTTGATGAACCTGAAGGATTGGCATTTGGCCGGATGAATCCCGAGCAGCAAAAACTCATGAAAGAGCTGATCGGTGAGTACCTCGCGGCGATGCCGGCAAGCATCGTTGCCAAACGCACAAAAGAAATCCACGACGGCGGGATTGACAATGTTTATTTTGCGTGGCGGGGTGGTTCCGAAATCAATGAACCCCATCACTACGTGGTCCAGGGACCGACTTTTGTGATTGAATACAACAACACGCAGAATCAGGCGAATCATGTGCATTCGATTTGGAGAAGTCTTGGCGGTGATTTCAATATCCCGCGTTGA
- a CDS encoding histidine triad nucleotide-binding protein — MTIFRKIINREIEADIVYEDELCLAFHDVNPQAPVHVLLIPKKPVESLDVIDDSDAVLAGHLLLKIPQIAATLGLADGYRTVINTGRDGGQTVFHLHIHIMGGRSLTWPPG; from the coding sequence GTGACCATCTTCAGAAAAATTATCAATCGCGAAATCGAAGCAGATATTGTTTACGAAGATGAGTTGTGCCTGGCATTCCACGATGTGAATCCTCAGGCACCCGTGCATGTTTTGCTGATTCCCAAGAAACCCGTCGAGTCACTGGACGTTATTGATGATTCTGATGCCGTGCTGGCTGGTCATTTGCTGTTAAAAATTCCTCAGATCGCAGCGACTTTGGGGCTGGCAGACGGCTACAGAACCGTGATTAACACCGGCCGTGATGGTGGCCAAACCGTATTTCATCTGCATATTCATATCATGGGCGGTCGCAGTCTGACGTGGCCTCCTGGTTGA
- a CDS encoding insulinase family protein, whose translation MTHSCVSTQILSNGVTVVVEQMADVQSAAVTILQPAGSVYDQPGRSGTAALLSEMLTRGAGGYSTRELSASLDNLGVQRSVSPGLSHLTLSAATTADRIIDAVPLLAAVMTNPHLDDEHFASAQDLVRQSLHALEDEPQQRLGQYLRRCSYDAPWGNPSGGTLEDIDRITCDDVRRHFNTYARPQETIIGVAGNISPTRIGDAIESSFGSWTGGKGADISTSPCESSPSHINHESAQTHIGLAWPSVPYGHERYFDAWAAVSILSGGMSSRLFTNVREKRGLCYSVSASLNTLKNEARVFGYAGTTTERAQETLEATVAEIRGLHQGLTIDELRRCQAQAKSSLIMQQESTMSRSSSLARDTWHLGRVLMPDEIRNRVDKITVQDVHDYTVEYAPKEIVLVTIGPEPLNADCLQSATTAV comes from the coding sequence ATGACGCATTCCTGTGTATCGACTCAGATACTCAGCAACGGGGTGACGGTTGTTGTCGAACAAATGGCAGACGTTCAGTCTGCTGCAGTCACGATCCTGCAGCCTGCCGGAAGTGTCTATGATCAACCCGGCAGGTCCGGTACGGCGGCACTCCTGTCGGAAATGCTGACTCGTGGTGCCGGCGGTTATTCGACTCGGGAGTTGTCTGCCTCGCTGGATAATCTCGGCGTTCAGCGCAGCGTCTCACCGGGACTCAGTCATTTGACGCTCTCGGCAGCCACGACTGCCGACCGCATTATTGATGCGGTTCCTCTGCTTGCTGCTGTGATGACGAATCCACATCTGGATGATGAGCATTTTGCGTCGGCGCAGGATCTTGTAAGGCAGTCACTGCACGCACTGGAAGATGAACCGCAGCAGCGATTGGGACAGTACCTGCGACGTTGCAGTTACGACGCTCCCTGGGGGAATCCGTCGGGTGGTACGCTGGAGGATATTGACAGGATCACGTGCGACGATGTTCGCCGGCACTTCAACACATATGCGCGACCACAGGAAACAATCATCGGTGTTGCCGGGAATATTTCGCCCACCCGGATAGGTGACGCCATTGAATCCTCCTTTGGCTCATGGACCGGTGGCAAAGGTGCAGATATCAGCACATCTCCGTGTGAGTCCTCTCCGAGTCATATCAATCATGAATCGGCTCAAACCCATATTGGTCTGGCGTGGCCGAGTGTTCCGTACGGCCATGAACGTTATTTTGATGCGTGGGCGGCAGTCAGCATTCTCAGTGGAGGTATGAGTTCCCGGCTCTTCACAAACGTCCGCGAAAAACGCGGCCTGTGTTATTCCGTATCTGCGTCACTCAACACACTCAAGAACGAAGCAAGAGTGTTTGGCTACGCGGGGACTACCACCGAACGTGCTCAGGAGACACTGGAAGCAACAGTGGCAGAAATCCGTGGACTGCATCAGGGACTCACGATTGATGAACTCCGTCGCTGTCAGGCCCAGGCCAAGAGCTCCCTGATTATGCAGCAGGAGTCGACCATGTCACGGTCCTCGTCACTTGCGCGTGATACCTGGCATCTGGGGCGGGTGCTCATGCCGGATGAGATACGGAACCGCGTTGACAAAATTACAGTCCAGGACGTCCATGACTACACGGTGGAGTATGCTCCAAAAGAAATCGTACTGGTCACGATCGGACCGGAACCACTCAATGCGGACTGTCTGCAGTCTGCGACGACGGCCGTGTAA
- a CDS encoding DUF1549 domain-containing protein, producing the protein MRIVYLAVIPVIVATSGTAAERSVGSAGKSAEVDRLIYADHSAASVDRIDDANFLRRISLDLIGRPATPGEITRFGLYPSSEKRMEAVKRLLNSPEYGENWARYWRDAILLRATNVRSGLVRQPFEKWMAEKLNSNRPWDQIVEELLTATGQVTENGATALLFAHEGEPEEVAAEASRLFMGIQIQCANCHDHPWDRWKRKEFHELVAFFPRVSVRRDRSMDVRNAFIVASVNGNQRRRRGVSEFLLTRLDRNEDGLISRNEAQKSPLRRLFSNDQIMQRTDRNGDGKLTLEEIRTAEPPGNNRPGRGSAEHFMPDLENPALEGTQVDPMFFLNGRKIKSGSDDLDRRSAAADLITSRGNQWFAKAVVNRIWAELTGTAFYSPVDDIGPDREASHPAALQALCEGFVSSRYDLKWLVETIVATDVYQRRIRTDVEGFAYLEPAVLRSDQLYAVLCQSLGVDGMRLPVEGRRRFDRGDPGRSAIAATFGFDPSTPRDEVTGTIPQALFLMNSPQISQLISGRDSDSPIAGIRQRVSSDEEAVCELYLTVLGREPTTGELAVCREFLQDTVGSTEALEDVLWVLLNSSEFRTKR; encoded by the coding sequence GTGAGAATTGTTTACCTTGCCGTCATTCCTGTCATCGTTGCCACATCCGGTACGGCAGCTGAACGGTCCGTCGGTTCGGCGGGAAAGTCAGCCGAAGTTGACCGACTGATTTATGCCGATCATTCTGCTGCGAGCGTAGACCGGATTGACGATGCAAATTTTCTGCGCCGAATCTCACTGGACCTGATCGGCCGCCCGGCCACACCGGGAGAAATCACTCGGTTTGGGCTCTATCCTTCGTCTGAAAAGCGAATGGAGGCAGTCAAACGACTTCTGAATTCTCCGGAATATGGTGAAAACTGGGCGCGGTACTGGCGCGACGCGATATTGCTTCGGGCAACGAATGTTCGTTCCGGACTGGTCCGACAGCCATTTGAAAAATGGATGGCTGAGAAGCTGAATAGTAACCGCCCGTGGGATCAGATTGTCGAAGAATTGTTGACTGCTACCGGGCAGGTCACAGAAAACGGGGCAACAGCGCTACTGTTCGCACATGAAGGGGAGCCGGAGGAGGTGGCTGCCGAGGCTTCGAGGCTGTTCATGGGGATCCAGATTCAGTGTGCCAATTGTCACGACCATCCGTGGGACCGCTGGAAACGTAAAGAATTTCACGAACTGGTCGCATTCTTTCCCCGTGTCAGTGTACGACGAGATCGCTCGATGGATGTTCGCAACGCTTTTATTGTTGCGTCGGTGAACGGGAATCAGCGACGACGCCGGGGCGTCTCTGAGTTTCTGCTGACGCGACTCGACAGGAACGAAGATGGATTGATTTCAAGGAACGAGGCTCAGAAGTCACCGCTGCGACGACTGTTTTCCAACGATCAAATCATGCAGCGCACTGACAGGAACGGTGATGGAAAACTGACGCTGGAAGAAATTAGAACAGCCGAACCCCCTGGAAATAACCGACCGGGTCGGGGAAGCGCAGAACATTTCATGCCTGATCTGGAGAATCCTGCCCTGGAAGGAACCCAGGTCGATCCGATGTTTTTTCTGAACGGTCGTAAAATCAAGTCAGGTTCAGATGATCTGGACCGTCGATCGGCTGCCGCCGATCTCATCACCAGTCGGGGAAACCAATGGTTTGCAAAGGCCGTTGTCAACCGGATTTGGGCAGAACTGACCGGAACTGCGTTCTATTCACCAGTGGATGATATCGGTCCGGATCGCGAAGCCAGTCACCCAGCCGCGCTGCAAGCTCTTTGCGAGGGGTTTGTGAGCAGTCGTTATGACCTGAAGTGGCTGGTTGAGACCATCGTGGCGACGGATGTTTATCAACGCAGAATCAGGACTGATGTTGAGGGATTTGCGTATCTGGAACCGGCCGTTTTGAGATCTGATCAGCTGTACGCTGTGTTGTGTCAGTCCCTTGGTGTCGACGGTATGCGGCTTCCTGTCGAAGGTCGACGACGGTTTGATCGGGGAGATCCCGGGCGAAGCGCGATAGCTGCCACCTTCGGTTTTGACCCCTCAACACCGCGCGATGAGGTAACCGGCACGATACCTCAGGCGCTCTTTCTGATGAATTCACCGCAAATCAGTCAACTGATCAGCGGACGAGATTCTGACAGTCCGATTGCCGGAATTCGACAACGGGTGTCCTCTGACGAGGAAGCTGTCTGTGAATTATATCTGACGGTTCTTGGACGAGAACCGACGACCGGAGAACTGGCCGTGTGCCGTGAATTTCTGCAGGACACCGTCGGCAGTACCGAAGCGCTGGAGGACGTCTTATGGGTGTTGTTGAATTCCAGTGAGTTTCGAACAAAGCGTTAA
- the nusB gene encoding transcription antitermination factor NusB yields MPRRTDARKTALQMLYLIDLNPDASQEQLHHSIKQELPNPELTEFAEQIVAGVRARRSVIDSLIEKTSQNWRVGRMAPTDRNVMRLAVFEMHYLGTPSPVAINEAVELAKEFGSANSAAFVNGIIDRLTPEVLKSSPATGSGETENENSC; encoded by the coding sequence ATGCCGCGCCGCACTGATGCCCGAAAAACTGCGTTGCAGATGCTCTATCTGATCGACCTGAACCCGGATGCTTCGCAGGAACAGCTGCATCATTCAATTAAACAGGAATTGCCAAATCCGGAACTCACGGAATTCGCGGAGCAGATTGTGGCGGGGGTGCGCGCCCGCCGGTCAGTGATCGACAGTCTGATTGAGAAGACTTCGCAAAACTGGCGAGTCGGACGAATGGCTCCGACGGACCGTAATGTGATGCGACTTGCAGTGTTCGAAATGCATTATCTGGGTACGCCATCGCCCGTTGCAATCAATGAAGCAGTTGAGCTGGCAAAGGAATTCGGTTCTGCTAATTCTGCTGCGTTTGTTAATGGCATCATAGATCGTCTGACTCCGGAAGTACTGAAATCAAGTCCGGCGACAGGATCGGGCGAGACGGAAAACGAGAATTCCTGCTGA
- the hemE gene encoding uroporphyrinogen decarboxylase yields the protein MKAVRREPTETTPVWIMRQAGRYLPEYMAVRNRVTFIELCRTPELACEVTLTARSVLGVDAAILFADLLPMLQPMGIDLEYVKGEGPVIHNPIKHAKEVDRLTVLDAVEPLGFVFDAVRMIRRELPDNIPLLGFAGAPFTLASYCIEGGSSRNWVCTKSIMYNDEGAWTALMNTLVDSVIMYLREQIACGCQAVQLFDSWAGCLSPSDYRRYVMPHTKRVIDAVSADAPVISFLTGNPALLPSQKDAGGQVMGVDWRISLDDAWDIFGPDVAVQGNMDPVSLYSELPILKQRVQDVLNQANGRPGHIFNLGHGVMPNMNPDHVKAVVDYVHELGAR from the coding sequence ATGAAGGCGGTACGCCGGGAGCCTACAGAAACAACGCCGGTGTGGATTATGCGTCAGGCTGGCCGCTACCTTCCGGAGTACATGGCCGTCCGCAACAGGGTGACATTTATTGAATTATGCAGGACACCCGAACTGGCCTGCGAAGTCACCCTCACGGCGCGCAGCGTTCTTGGAGTCGACGCGGCCATTCTGTTTGCCGACCTGCTGCCAATGCTGCAGCCCATGGGCATAGACCTCGAGTACGTTAAAGGCGAGGGACCTGTGATCCATAATCCGATCAAACACGCAAAGGAAGTGGACCGCCTGACGGTTCTGGATGCGGTCGAACCGCTGGGGTTCGTATTTGACGCGGTCAGAATGATTCGACGCGAACTGCCGGACAACATTCCGCTGCTGGGATTTGCAGGGGCCCCCTTTACACTGGCTTCATACTGTATCGAAGGCGGAAGCTCCCGAAACTGGGTGTGTACGAAATCAATCATGTACAATGATGAGGGAGCCTGGACTGCGCTGATGAACACGCTGGTTGATTCAGTCATTATGTACCTTCGCGAACAGATTGCCTGCGGATGCCAGGCCGTCCAGCTTTTTGACAGCTGGGCCGGGTGTCTGTCCCCTTCTGACTATCGTCGCTATGTGATGCCTCATACAAAACGCGTCATTGACGCGGTGAGTGCAGATGCTCCTGTGATTAGCTTTCTCACCGGCAATCCTGCACTTTTACCGTCTCAGAAGGATGCCGGCGGTCAGGTCATGGGAGTTGACTGGCGAATCAGCCTGGATGACGCATGGGATATTTTTGGCCCGGATGTTGCCGTTCAGGGAAACATGGATCCTGTGTCTCTGTATTCCGAACTTCCTATTCTGAAGCAGCGTGTGCAGGATGTTCTCAATCAGGCAAACGGTCGTCCCGGCCACATTTTTAATCTCGGTCACGGAGTGATGCCGAACATGAATCCGGATCATGTGAAAGCCGTTGTTGATTATGTTCATGAACTGGGAGCCCGCTGA
- a CDS encoding potassium channel family protein — translation MNSINPITDCDDSRKQSLLRRMHQARFVRLLIALSLLLFTAPFVGAFENQLGRTLAAVLLVGVLATVLIAASLTVSEKEHQSRFAILLSLACIILSAPAHLVDSAQLRILHEILTIILLIHVIHLIIRSLFRARRVDYDTIAASLCGYLLTGIVFAAGYALLVEFNSAAINTGTSAEFPDRNMRFGDETTATTLYFSFVTLTTLGFGDITPVSMPARMLTTAEALIGQLYLVVIVARLVGLHITNDMAERHDREG, via the coding sequence ATGAACAGTATCAACCCGATCACTGACTGCGATGATTCCCGAAAACAATCGCTGCTGAGGCGTATGCATCAGGCACGTTTCGTCCGGCTGTTGATTGCGCTGTCACTATTGTTGTTTACAGCACCGTTCGTAGGTGCATTTGAAAACCAGCTCGGGAGAACACTGGCCGCTGTCCTGCTGGTGGGAGTGCTGGCAACTGTACTGATCGCCGCTTCTCTGACTGTCAGTGAAAAGGAACATCAGTCTCGTTTTGCCATTCTCCTTTCACTTGCATGCATCATACTCAGCGCACCGGCTCATCTGGTCGATTCCGCCCAACTGCGGATTCTTCACGAAATTTTAACGATTATACTGCTGATCCATGTGATCCATTTAATCATCCGTTCTTTATTTCGTGCTCGTCGAGTTGATTACGACACGATCGCTGCATCACTGTGCGGATATCTGCTGACGGGAATCGTCTTTGCCGCCGGCTATGCTCTTTTGGTTGAATTCAACAGCGCAGCAATCAACACCGGAACTTCTGCTGAATTCCCTGACCGGAACATGCGGTTCGGTGACGAGACCACCGCCACAACGTTATACTTCAGCTTCGTGACACTGACGACACTGGGATTCGGAGACATCACACCGGTTTCGATGCCGGCCCGTATGCTGACTACTGCTGAAGCGCTGATCGGTCAACTTTACCTGGTAGTAATCGTCGCTCGTCTGGTTGGACTGCACATCACAAACGACATGGCAGAACGACACGACCGGGAAGGTTAG
- a CDS encoding recombinase RecA, translated as MSDTPRHSTGIKRLDDALGGGLIPGTLTVLMGATGIGKTQLALSYCNAGKHQEGQRGIIFDLTTRGDSQNQSDYAQRIHNWSIQNRQLVDRIDPDVVWNEEDIRSDYLHVFDRGGRRVTINDMQPEEWQEFKADLMRRLDQTIAFFYGNFIHGVRRAVVDGVEPTEQDSDSFQFHLFDYVYHQILRKEHDWLARDLFRVHYRAQQDRVQQHAYDCSGISGMLSYTSHEVMLDDLIERPLQSGDVLSNANTVILVGKTRQGSKIGRALFIAKHRGSACEEAILPFTITESGITFDP; from the coding sequence ATGTCAGACACACCACGTCACTCGACCGGAATCAAACGACTGGATGACGCCCTTGGAGGAGGTCTCATCCCAGGTACGCTGACTGTGCTGATGGGAGCCACCGGTATCGGCAAGACGCAACTTGCGCTTAGCTACTGCAACGCCGGAAAACACCAGGAAGGGCAGCGAGGTATCATCTTCGACCTTACCACACGCGGTGATTCTCAGAACCAGTCAGATTATGCACAGCGGATTCACAACTGGTCCATTCAGAATCGGCAGCTGGTCGATCGAATCGATCCTGACGTTGTCTGGAACGAAGAAGATATCCGCAGTGATTACCTGCATGTGTTTGACCGCGGCGGCCGGCGCGTCACCATCAACGACATGCAGCCGGAAGAATGGCAGGAATTCAAAGCAGATCTGATGCGGCGTCTGGATCAGACGATTGCTTTTTTCTACGGCAACTTCATACACGGCGTCCGCAGGGCTGTGGTTGACGGCGTGGAACCGACAGAACAGGACAGCGACTCGTTTCAATTCCATCTGTTTGATTATGTGTACCACCAGATCCTGCGAAAGGAACACGACTGGCTGGCCAGAGATTTGTTCCGTGTCCACTATCGTGCTCAGCAGGATCGGGTGCAGCAGCACGCCTATGACTGCAGCGGGATCAGCGGGATGCTGTCGTATACCAGCCATGAAGTTATGCTTGATGACCTGATTGAACGGCCTCTGCAGTCGGGAGATGTCCTTTCCAACGCCAATACGGTTATCCTGGTTGGAAAAACTCGCCAAGGCTCAAAGATTGGACGCGCACTGTTCATCGCCAAACATCGTGGCAGTGCATGTGAAGAAGCTATTCTGCCATTTACCATCACGGAATCCGGAATCACCTTCGATCCTTAA